Proteins from a single region of Dysosmobacter acutus:
- a CDS encoding tyrosine recombinase XerC, with protein MIDYQSEAPQILRDFLSYHETIKAHSQKTVDEYFLDLRNFFRYLKKSRSPAEFSGKELDEISIGDVDLSFVKTVTLTEIYGYMTYLSRDRIQHQNSKDSDYGLNAASRARKIATLRSFFNYLTNKAHLLTENPVKDLDSPKIMKTLPKYLTLDESMQLLRSVGGNNQERDYCILTLFLNCGLRISELIGLNLNDIQDDALRVLGKGNKVRIVYLNDACKDALGQYLAVRRPISGRDRNALFLSSQNERISRSTVHAMVKKRLAEAGLDSEQYSSHKLRHTAATLMLQNGVDVKAVQEVLGHEHLNTTEIYTHIDNEALRVAAKANPLSNMKKSEKKKD; from the coding sequence TGAAACCATCAAGGCCCATTCTCAAAAAACCGTGGATGAATATTTCCTGGACCTGCGAAACTTTTTCCGCTATTTGAAGAAAAGCCGCAGTCCTGCGGAATTCAGCGGCAAAGAATTGGACGAGATATCCATTGGCGATGTGGACTTATCTTTTGTTAAGACGGTCACTTTGACGGAGATCTACGGCTACATGACCTACCTCAGCCGGGACCGGATCCAGCATCAAAACAGCAAGGACTCCGACTATGGCCTGAACGCGGCATCCAGAGCCAGAAAAATTGCCACACTTCGTTCATTTTTTAACTATCTTACCAATAAGGCCCATCTTCTCACAGAAAACCCGGTCAAAGATCTGGATAGCCCCAAAATTATGAAAACACTGCCCAAATATCTGACATTGGACGAAAGCATGCAGCTGCTCCGCTCAGTTGGTGGGAACAATCAAGAGCGTGACTACTGTATCCTCACTCTGTTCCTCAACTGCGGCCTGCGGATATCGGAGCTCATTGGGCTGAACCTGAATGACATTCAAGACGATGCTTTGCGGGTGCTTGGCAAAGGAAATAAAGTGCGCATCGTCTATCTCAACGACGCCTGCAAGGATGCCTTGGGTCAATATCTTGCCGTGCGGCGTCCCATCTCCGGAAGGGATCGGAACGCCCTCTTCCTCTCTTCTCAAAACGAACGGATCAGCCGCTCCACCGTCCACGCCATGGTAAAAAAGCGCCTGGCGGAAGCCGGACTGGACAGCGAACAGTATTCCTCCCATAAGCTGCGCCATACAGCGGCCACACTCATGCTGCAAAACGGTGTGGATGTGAAGGCTGTTCAGGAGGTCTTGGGGCATGAGCATTTGAACACAACGGAGATTTACACACATATCGACAATGAGGCGCTCCGCGTTGCTGCAAAGGCAAACCCCTTGTCAAATATGAAAAAATCAGAGAAAAAGAAGGATTGA
- a CDS encoding S-layer homology domain-containing protein, whose protein sequence is MGKKVFALLLSLALVTPAFAYSDVPQDSVLKPEIESAAQYGLMNGFTDGTFGYSQSITRAQFATVLVRMFGWDTVLPAAPSYSDLSSDSYYFPYIESALVHDVFDAGTNFRPGDAVTRGEMAEMLVRALGLKSAASLVRQAWKDRVTAQHFSLPFTDVSGDSAGYIYVAYSIGMTNGTSATTFSPNASATRAQAAAMLVRIYEKIKQDTTFNHAFYAISSYSQLSLSDEMDAVSVGWSRMSWDRTAASLATTSANGNEYCIPSGYSEVTDYLSSRGIGMNLSVFMDTSGGLQDMLSSDAGRTQAVEQIVNELTITYNAIGRNPYSGVTIDFEGLRSAQREDFNRFLVSLSSQLKAMGKSLYVCVSPVLVTGSYYDGYDYAAIGDLADRVILMAYDYDTRDLSDYVGTEYYKTAVPAPIDQVWASLKAITDPDTGVRDRSRVSLGFSAKQVAWQIDENGKLLSGTPVYPTKETVSKRLAQADTVKGWSSEYQMSYAIYRTEDGSRYFLWYESREAVEVALNAAKSLGVTGISLWRLGTIPDDALWSW, encoded by the coding sequence ATGGGAAAGAAAGTATTTGCTCTGCTGCTGTCTTTGGCTCTTGTCACGCCGGCATTTGCGTATTCAGATGTTCCGCAGGACAGCGTTTTAAAGCCGGAAATCGAATCCGCCGCCCAGTATGGACTGATGAATGGATTTACCGACGGCACCTTTGGATACAGCCAATCCATCACAAGGGCGCAGTTTGCTACTGTGTTGGTCCGGATGTTCGGCTGGGATACGGTTTTGCCGGCCGCTCCATCCTACAGTGATCTCTCCTCAGACAGCTACTATTTTCCGTACATAGAGTCCGCACTGGTCCACGATGTCTTTGACGCGGGTACGAATTTCCGGCCCGGAGATGCCGTCACCCGGGGAGAAATGGCAGAGATGCTGGTCCGGGCCCTTGGGCTGAAATCCGCCGCCTCTCTGGTGCGCCAGGCCTGGAAAGACCGGGTCACCGCTCAGCACTTCAGTCTGCCCTTTACGGATGTCTCAGGGGACAGTGCCGGCTACATCTATGTTGCATACAGCATTGGCATGACCAACGGCACATCTGCCACCACCTTCAGTCCCAACGCATCCGCCACCCGCGCTCAGGCAGCTGCCATGCTGGTGCGCATCTATGAGAAGATCAAGCAGGACACCACCTTCAACCATGCCTTCTATGCCATCTCCTCCTATAGTCAGCTGAGCCTGAGCGACGAGATGGACGCTGTCAGCGTCGGCTGGAGCCGCATGAGCTGGGATAGGACCGCCGCGTCCCTTGCGACCACCAGCGCCAACGGAAACGAATACTGCATTCCCAGCGGCTACAGCGAGGTAACAGATTACCTGAGCAGCCGCGGCATTGGGATGAATCTGAGCGTATTTATGGATACTTCCGGAGGGTTGCAGGACATGCTGTCCTCCGATGCAGGCCGCACCCAGGCGGTGGAGCAGATTGTAAATGAACTGACCATCACCTACAATGCCATTGGCCGAAACCCCTACAGCGGCGTCACAATCGATTTCGAGGGACTCCGCTCCGCCCAGCGGGAGGACTTCAACCGCTTTCTTGTCTCGCTGTCCAGCCAGTTGAAGGCGATGGGGAAGTCCCTCTATGTCTGCGTATCGCCGGTTCTGGTCACCGGCAGCTACTACGACGGCTACGACTACGCCGCCATTGGGGACTTGGCGGATCGGGTGATCCTCATGGCCTATGACTACGATACACGGGACCTGAGCGACTATGTGGGCACTGAGTATTATAAAACTGCCGTGCCCGCGCCCATCGATCAGGTTTGGGCCTCTTTGAAGGCCATTACAGACCCCGATACCGGCGTTAGGGACCGCTCCAGGGTGTCTCTGGGCTTCAGCGCCAAGCAGGTTGCCTGGCAGATCGATGAAAACGGCAAGCTTCTCTCCGGCACGCCGGTCTATCCTACCAAGGAGACAGTGAGCAAGCGATTGGCCCAGGCCGATACGGTGAAAGGCTGGTCCTCCGAATATCAGATGTCCTACGCCATCTACCGGACGGAGGACGGGAGCCGGTACTTCCTATGGTATGAGAGCAGGGAAGCGGTGGAAGTCGCGCTCAATGCCGCAAAATCCTTAGGCGTGACCGGTATCTCCCTCTGGAGACTGGGTACGATCCCCGATGATGCGCTTTGGAGTTGGTAA
- a CDS encoding amidase domain-containing protein encodes MELVPYDRRAAVAYAHQWAYGRNPAFYDYDEIGGDCTNFASQCLYAGSSVMNFLPTYGWYYIDANQKSPSWTGVPFLFQFLTRKEASIGPVAEVAALEQMMPGDLVQLRFAGEKFQHTPVVVYADQPRTLGDIWVAAHSYDADNRPLNTYEFEEIRFLHITGVRRP; translated from the coding sequence ATGGAACTTGTGCCCTATGACCGCCGGGCGGCTGTGGCCTATGCTCACCAATGGGCCTATGGACGAAACCCGGCCTTTTACGATTACGATGAAATCGGAGGAGACTGCACGAATTTTGCCTCACAATGTCTCTACGCAGGCTCTTCTGTCATGAACTTTTTGCCTACCTATGGGTGGTATTATATCGACGCCAATCAAAAATCCCCGTCCTGGACGGGAGTACCTTTTTTATTCCAGTTTCTGACCAGGAAGGAGGCGTCCATCGGCCCTGTGGCGGAGGTGGCCGCGCTGGAGCAGATGATGCCCGGAGACCTGGTGCAGCTCCGCTTTGCCGGTGAGAAATTTCAGCATACGCCTGTGGTGGTATACGCCGACCAGCCAAGGACGTTGGGCGATATATGGGTGGCCGCCCACAGCTATGACGCTGACAACCGGCCGCTGAACACCTATGAGTTTGAGGAGATCCGCTTTCTGCATATAACAGGAGTCCGCAGGCCTTAG